A single Bifidobacterium scardovii JCM 12489 = DSM 13734 DNA region contains:
- a CDS encoding holo-ACP synthase, with the protein MHGLGHDVVDLAAFASQLTEPGSRMRGLFSPRELRQAVARAAQKNDGEAVHLAAKWAGKEAVLKAWCEALSLAGYELPYTIDDFPWSQVEILDDSHGVPRVVLVSDAQRRFSESMVPLRRSGPASSPRFQWHLSLSHDGPVASAVAVLSSE; encoded by the coding sequence ATGCACGGTCTGGGCCATGACGTGGTCGATCTCGCGGCGTTCGCGTCGCAGCTCACCGAACCCGGCTCTCGGATGCGCGGCCTGTTCTCCCCAAGGGAGCTGCGCCAGGCGGTTGCCCGGGCGGCGCAGAAGAACGATGGCGAGGCGGTGCATCTCGCCGCCAAATGGGCCGGCAAGGAGGCCGTGCTCAAGGCGTGGTGCGAGGCGCTGTCCCTCGCGGGCTACGAGTTGCCCTACACGATCGACGATTTTCCGTGGAGCCAGGTCGAGATCCTCGACGACTCGCATGGCGTGCCCCGGGTCGTGCTCGTCTCCGACGCCCAGCGCCGTTTCTCCGAATCGATGGTTCCGCTGCGGCGGAGCGGTCCGGCGTCGTCGCCGCGCTTCCAGTGGCATCTCTCCCTGAGCCATGACGGGCCGGTCGCGTCGGCCGTGGCGGTGCTGTCGTCCGAGTGA
- a CDS encoding HTH domain-containing protein: MPYQGGKFTDDEVTYLRSLQAVEHVTNNRITYADKFKVRVLREYAAGISPRMIFLRAGLESSILGRKRIERCIARWRKDPGLTALAADGSAQGGAPSRVPLVADLGPARAGGLIAAGDDEESRDPYARLVLGDHRDLVISRQAQHIMRLEAELAQLHAKMGI; this comes from the coding sequence GTGCCATATCAGGGTGGAAAGTTCACCGATGACGAGGTGACGTATTTACGATCGCTCCAAGCCGTGGAGCATGTGACGAACAATCGCATCACATACGCCGACAAATTCAAGGTTCGGGTATTGCGCGAGTATGCGGCGGGGATCTCCCCGAGGATGATTTTCCTGCGCGCCGGGTTGGAATCGTCGATACTGGGGCGCAAACGCATCGAGCGCTGCATCGCCCGGTGGCGCAAGGATCCCGGGCTGACCGCATTGGCCGCCGACGGATCGGCGCAGGGAGGGGCGCCGTCCCGCGTGCCGCTCGTCGCCGATCTTGGCCCGGCGCGGGCTGGCGGGCTGATCGCCGCGGGGGACGACGAGGAATCCCGCGATCCGTATGCGCGGCTGGTTCTCGGGGATCACCGCGATCTGGTGATCTCCCGCCAGGCGCAGCACATCATGCGGCTTGAGGCGGAGCTGGCCCAGCTTCACGCGAAGATGGGCATATGA
- a CDS encoding amylosucrase, with the protein MTRATIARGAFKTRLDDRIGELEALYSQLYDDPDAFDELINAMAAASSARPADLKRLDKAREADPEWYKCGDMFGMTMYSDLFAGDLKKLADRIPYLKEQKLTYLHLMPLLQMPHPYNDGGYAVEDFDTVDPLFGTNEDLAALTKKLRRAGISLCLDFVMNHTASSHRWAKAAQAGDPEYQDYYFCFDDRTIPDQYEQTVPQVFPNTAPGNFTWNEAMGKWVMTQFYPFQWDLNYRNPKVLVAMLSSVMHLANLGVEVFRLDAVPYIWKRIGTDCRNLPQVHVIVRMLRIVLECVCPAVVLKGEVVMPPKELAAYFGTKGKPECHMLYNVSVMVNLWSALANGDTRLLKAQLDALNSLPDNCWFVNYLRCHDDVGWGLDEDEERRLGIDPQKHKEFLYHFYEGAVPGSWAMGELYNYDAATSDARNCGTTASMCGIERALITHDRPALAKAVDRDLLMHRAMSFLRGFPMLSCGDEIAQLNGWEYKEDPDRIEDSRNLHRSHFDWDKAALRKKSGTLQHELWEGMEGLRDMRHDPCFAPDAWVSTWDANNDAVLAMVRQVEGETLVGLFNFSGKPQAVHLNGSQHILEPLDAELEPYEAKLIRR; encoded by the coding sequence ATGACCCGTGCAACCATAGCCAGAGGCGCGTTCAAGACCCGGCTCGACGATCGCATCGGCGAGCTCGAAGCGCTGTACTCCCAGCTGTACGACGACCCCGACGCGTTCGATGAGCTCATCAACGCGATGGCGGCCGCCTCATCCGCCCGCCCGGCCGATCTCAAGCGGCTCGACAAGGCGCGCGAGGCCGATCCCGAATGGTACAAGTGCGGCGACATGTTCGGCATGACCATGTACTCCGATCTGTTCGCCGGCGATCTGAAGAAGCTCGCCGACCGCATCCCCTATCTCAAGGAGCAGAAGCTCACCTACCTGCATCTGATGCCGTTGCTGCAGATGCCGCACCCCTACAACGACGGTGGATACGCGGTCGAGGACTTCGACACCGTCGACCCGCTGTTCGGCACCAACGAGGATCTCGCGGCGCTGACCAAGAAGCTGCGCCGCGCCGGCATCAGCCTGTGCCTCGACTTCGTGATGAACCACACTGCGTCCTCGCACCGCTGGGCCAAGGCGGCGCAGGCCGGCGATCCCGAGTACCAGGACTACTACTTCTGCTTCGACGACCGCACCATCCCCGACCAGTACGAGCAGACCGTGCCGCAGGTGTTCCCCAACACCGCGCCGGGCAACTTCACCTGGAACGAGGCCATGGGCAAGTGGGTGATGACCCAGTTCTACCCGTTCCAGTGGGATCTGAACTACCGCAACCCGAAGGTGCTCGTCGCGATGCTCTCCAGCGTGATGCATCTGGCGAACCTCGGCGTCGAGGTCTTCCGCCTCGATGCGGTGCCGTACATCTGGAAGCGGATCGGCACCGACTGCCGCAACCTGCCGCAGGTGCATGTGATCGTGCGCATGCTGCGCATCGTGCTCGAATGCGTCTGCCCAGCCGTCGTGCTCAAGGGCGAGGTGGTGATGCCGCCCAAGGAGCTGGCCGCCTACTTCGGCACGAAGGGCAAGCCCGAGTGCCACATGCTGTACAACGTGTCCGTCATGGTGAATCTGTGGAGCGCCCTGGCCAACGGCGACACCCGGCTGCTCAAGGCGCAGCTTGACGCGCTCAACTCGCTGCCGGACAACTGCTGGTTCGTCAACTACCTGCGGTGCCACGACGACGTCGGCTGGGGCCTGGACGAGGACGAGGAGCGCCGCCTCGGCATCGACCCGCAAAAGCACAAGGAATTCCTGTACCACTTCTACGAGGGCGCCGTGCCGGGCAGCTGGGCCATGGGCGAGCTGTACAACTACGATGCGGCCACGTCCGACGCCCGCAACTGCGGCACGACCGCCAGCATGTGCGGCATCGAGCGCGCGCTGATCACGCATGACAGGCCGGCGCTCGCCAAGGCGGTGGACCGCGATCTGCTCATGCACCGCGCGATGTCGTTCCTGCGCGGGTTCCCGATGCTCAGCTGCGGAGACGAGATCGCGCAGCTCAACGGATGGGAGTACAAGGAGGACCCGGACCGCATCGAGGACAGCCGCAACCTGCACCGCAGCCATTTCGACTGGGACAAGGCGGCGCTGCGCAAGAAGTCCGGTACGCTGCAGCACGAGCTGTGGGAGGGCATGGAGGGCCTGCGCGACATGCGGCACGATCCGTGCTTCGCGCCCGATGCGTGGGTGAGCACGTGGGACGCGAACAACGATGCGGTGCTTGCGATGGTGCGTCAGGTCGAAGGGGAGACGCTGGTCGGCCTGTTCAACTTCTCCGGCAAGCCCCAGGCCGTGCACCTCAACGGATCGCAGCATATCCTCGAACCGCTCGACGCCGAGCTCGAGCCGTACGAAGCGAAGCTGATCCGGCGCTGA
- a CDS encoding tyrosine-type recombinase/integrase — MTTQKRTRRPKGSGGEWQDEKGVWHIRIDATPDPRTGNRRRVTATGPTRTAARQKLHAKLDAMKRSGTLPLTNIPTLDVWIDRWLKAITPNVKPRTLETYTSDCNTIRNRIGGMKLDKITAATIEHMCADLAKTHSSKTVHNQYIRLRQILQAAVRDKLIPSNPALAAIPPRYTSGTTAILKAGQPAKMTEAARKPAKRKHDHLADTDEDREMWSLMWNLAFETGMRQAERFAILPEELATIDGVHGIQIIWELQRFKSGTEAPNWLRARHYEGGFWLVEPKSKQGNRFVPVSNQTWLSLWALAGRRQCKPGQLIFTREGRPLTNTVERLRWKRALEDANLPYVTIRSARHFFSTNLAEAGAPEDARKAMMGHAKITTTAGYTHWSAESLATLADKAREAIGQTV; from the coding sequence ATGACAACACAGAAAAGAACACGACGCCCCAAAGGATCCGGCGGAGAATGGCAGGACGAAAAAGGCGTCTGGCACATCCGCATCGACGCCACACCAGACCCACGCACCGGCAACCGCCGCCGCGTCACCGCGACCGGCCCCACCCGGACCGCCGCCAGACAAAAACTCCACGCCAAACTCGACGCCATGAAACGCAGCGGCACGCTGCCCCTGACGAACATCCCCACACTCGACGTGTGGATCGACCGATGGCTCAAGGCCATCACCCCGAACGTCAAACCCCGCACCCTCGAGACCTACACGAGCGACTGCAACACCATCCGCAACCGGATCGGCGGCATGAAACTCGACAAGATCACCGCAGCTACCATCGAACACATGTGCGCCGACCTCGCCAAGACGCACAGCAGCAAAACCGTCCACAACCAATACATCCGCCTCAGGCAGATCCTGCAGGCCGCCGTCCGCGACAAACTCATCCCATCCAACCCGGCGCTCGCCGCCATACCGCCACGGTACACGTCGGGAACCACCGCGATACTCAAGGCGGGACAGCCGGCGAAGATGACGGAAGCCGCCCGCAAGCCGGCCAAACGCAAACACGACCACCTCGCCGACACCGACGAAGACCGCGAAATGTGGAGCCTCATGTGGAATCTCGCGTTCGAAACCGGCATGAGACAGGCCGAACGGTTCGCCATCCTGCCCGAGGAGCTCGCCACCATCGACGGCGTGCACGGCATCCAAATCATATGGGAGCTCCAACGCTTCAAGTCCGGCACCGAAGCACCCAACTGGCTCCGAGCCCGCCACTACGAGGGCGGCTTCTGGCTCGTCGAACCCAAAAGCAAACAAGGCAACCGGTTCGTGCCCGTCAGCAACCAGACATGGCTCAGCCTATGGGCGCTCGCCGGCCGCAGGCAATGCAAGCCCGGCCAGCTCATATTCACCCGCGAGGGACGTCCGCTCACCAACACCGTGGAACGACTCCGCTGGAAACGCGCCCTCGAAGACGCCAACCTGCCCTACGTCACGATCCGAAGCGCCCGCCACTTCTTCAGCACCAACCTCGCCGAAGCCGGAGCCCCCGAAGACGCAAGAAAAGCCATGATGGGCCACGCCAAAATCACCACCACAGCCGGCTACACCCACTGGTCAGCCGAAAGCCTCGCCACGCTCGCCGACAAGGCCCGCGAGGCCATCGGCCAAACGGTGTAA
- a CDS encoding type I restriction enzyme HsdR N-terminal domain-containing protein: protein MEFEEAIKSVAAKVTDLKDTIENEEATKTAFIMPFIGQVLGYDVFNPTEVVPEFTADVGVKKGEKVDYALVLDSQVQILIECKKIGAPLSLENASQLYRYFATTRARIGVLTNGQVWNFYMDIDEPNRMDSKPFLVLDLLDIDETILPELKKLTKPAFDIESIANSAEELKYVGALKRAVSDEFKTPSDDFVKLLASHVYDGAFRQNVMDKFRPLVEKALKRFLSDQVNDRLKTALGADDIKVGAMPADADSADDTEQESTEETEDDGIVTTEEEIAGYRIIKAIACSDVDPARITMRDAKNYCAVFLDDNNRKPIARLFFNTKQKYIGIFDENRDCQRMPVDDLNGIYQYSEQIRSQVHRLTANE from the coding sequence ATGGAATTCGAAGAAGCCATCAAAAGCGTCGCGGCGAAAGTGACGGACCTTAAGGACACCATCGAGAACGAGGAGGCGACGAAGACGGCGTTCATCATGCCGTTCATCGGCCAGGTGCTTGGCTACGACGTGTTCAACCCCACCGAGGTCGTGCCTGAGTTCACCGCCGACGTCGGCGTGAAGAAGGGTGAGAAGGTCGATTACGCACTCGTTCTCGACAGCCAGGTGCAGATCCTCATCGAATGCAAGAAGATAGGAGCCCCGCTTTCCCTGGAAAACGCCAGCCAGCTCTACCGGTACTTCGCCACTACGCGCGCCCGCATCGGCGTGCTCACCAACGGGCAAGTTTGGAACTTCTACATGGATATCGACGAGCCCAACCGTATGGACTCCAAACCGTTCCTTGTGCTCGACCTGCTCGACATCGACGAAACCATACTGCCCGAACTCAAGAAGCTCACCAAACCAGCATTCGACATCGAATCCATCGCCAACAGCGCCGAGGAGCTCAAATACGTCGGGGCCCTGAAACGCGCTGTCTCCGACGAATTCAAAACCCCATCGGATGACTTCGTCAAACTCCTCGCAAGCCATGTGTATGACGGAGCGTTCCGCCAGAACGTCATGGACAAATTCAGGCCACTCGTGGAGAAGGCCCTCAAACGCTTCCTCTCCGACCAGGTCAACGACCGGCTCAAAACCGCTCTCGGTGCCGACGACATCAAAGTCGGGGCCATGCCGGCCGACGCCGACTCCGCCGATGATACTGAGCAGGAGAGCACTGAAGAGACCGAAGATGACGGCATCGTTACCACCGAGGAGGAGATCGCGGGCTATCGCATCATTAAGGCCATTGCCTGCAGCGACGTGGATCCCGCACGCATCACCATGCGCGACGCAAAAAACTACTGTGCCGTCTTCCTCGACGACAACAACCGCAAACCCATCGCCCGACTTTTCTTCAACACCAAACAAAAATACATCGGCATCTTCGATGAAAACCGCGATTGCCAGCGCATGCCCGTTGACGACCTCAATGGCATCTACCAATACAGCGAACAGATCCGCAGCCAAGTCCACCGGCTGACCGCCAACGAATAA
- a CDS encoding helix-turn-helix domain-containing protein, translating into MALAIQPDFLAQLRQNRGLSEDAFARACGVSRNRLEELVNGATPTMLEFSNIQLGFNCGDKGIPMIASESSDDVKGEQKLVA; encoded by the coding sequence ATGGCCCTTGCAATACAACCTGACTTTCTAGCGCAACTCCGCCAAAACCGAGGTCTCAGTGAAGATGCCTTCGCCAGAGCCTGTGGAGTCAGTCGTAACCGACTTGAAGAACTGGTCAATGGCGCAACACCCACAATGCTTGAATTCTCGAATATTCAGTTGGGTTTCAACTGCGGCGATAAGGGAATTCCGATGATTGCATCGGAATCTTCCGATGATGTCAAGGGCGAACAGAAGCTGGTGGCGTGA
- a CDS encoding single-stranded DNA-binding protein, producing the protein MAKDPSTAIIRGRLAADPEYRTTGNGVPVVNLRILSSGWEKDTAGNPVDVTPTSWQCEAWRDLAEHISQSFGKGDQVIATVHPQTDTYQRQDGSTAWSVKWVIDDIGPSLQRATTLITRIKRGQPAPARPQAPQPPQPDPGQYPANDPWN; encoded by the coding sequence TTGGCCAAGGATCCAAGCACCGCCATCATCAGGGGCCGTCTGGCCGCCGACCCGGAATACCGTACCACGGGCAACGGTGTGCCGGTCGTGAACCTGCGCATACTGTCCAGCGGCTGGGAGAAGGACACCGCCGGCAACCCGGTGGACGTGACGCCCACGAGCTGGCAGTGCGAGGCATGGCGCGACCTCGCCGAACACATCAGCCAATCGTTCGGCAAGGGCGACCAGGTGATCGCCACCGTGCACCCGCAGACCGACACCTACCAGCGTCAGGACGGCAGCACCGCGTGGAGCGTGAAATGGGTCATCGACGACATCGGGCCCAGCCTGCAACGCGCCACAACCCTGATCACCCGCATCAAACGCGGCCAGCCGGCACCGGCCAGACCGCAGGCACCCCAACCCCCGCAACCGGATCCGGGCCAGTATCCGGCCAACGACCCATGGAACTAG
- a CDS encoding ParB/RepB/Spo0J family partition protein: MSTIINTTGNTTGITLTKADWNATHIDNGDSRITILAPTGEYPQLVADLALHLTTITQTPISGTPHRRSPKPSTKERDPHEMTPTITLIDVNRLKPNPNNPRKHIGDVTSLADSIRAHGIQQELVVTPIADTDDYRVVIGHRRLAAAKQAGLRQAPCKILDLTPKAERELMLIENTQRSDLTPIEEADGYQGLLDLGTTIQDMAQKTGRSTDFVRRRLKIARIPTLTRDLTADFNQLSLTDLDALAEFQDDPDTQQQLARTAGTRDWQWTLNQARETRRMNEWRATADQWIRQAGLKTRKVKDLWANIDGYRHPHTWQGDQPLETQWKRHLKQGGNPDTIILICKKGAYGYAEPLPAGTVDAKEAEDRERREQAALERRHTAEARKFAATSAELRLQWIRMNHTGWHYGPMSRAIETLTDMMLLGRSTYGFPRAGGDSNWEDKTITAYNHMVKTPLPVTEKNTKEGVYHLNGEENTNELRHRLDKPGSHTVQLLLLLLARREASITGAEWACKYSRQDLDIINDYYQVLETLGYQASSEETKALNGSLIEGTKEDDGHADDDDDAE, translated from the coding sequence ATGAGCACCATCATCAACACCACAGGCAACACCACCGGCATCACCCTGACCAAAGCCGACTGGAACGCCACCCACATCGACAACGGCGACAGCCGAATCACCATACTCGCCCCCACCGGCGAATACCCCCAACTCGTCGCCGACCTCGCACTCCACCTCACCACCATCACCCAAACCCCGATATCCGGCACGCCGCACAGGCGCTCGCCGAAACCATCAACCAAGGAGCGTGACCCGCACGAAATGACACCCACAATCACCCTCATCGACGTGAACCGACTGAAGCCGAACCCCAACAACCCCCGCAAGCACATCGGCGACGTGACCTCACTCGCCGACAGCATCCGCGCCCACGGCATCCAACAGGAACTCGTCGTCACCCCCATCGCCGACACCGACGACTACCGGGTCGTCATCGGACACAGAAGACTCGCCGCAGCCAAACAAGCAGGCCTCAGACAGGCACCCTGCAAAATCCTCGATCTCACGCCAAAAGCCGAACGTGAGCTCATGCTCATCGAAAACACGCAACGCAGCGACCTCACACCCATCGAGGAAGCCGACGGATACCAAGGCCTCCTCGACCTCGGCACCACCATCCAGGACATGGCCCAGAAAACCGGACGAAGCACCGACTTCGTACGCCGCAGACTCAAAATCGCCCGCATCCCCACACTCACCCGCGACCTCACAGCAGACTTCAACCAACTCAGCCTCACCGACCTCGACGCGCTCGCCGAATTCCAGGACGATCCGGACACGCAGCAGCAGCTCGCCCGCACGGCCGGCACGCGCGACTGGCAGTGGACGCTGAACCAGGCGCGCGAAACCCGCCGCATGAACGAATGGCGTGCCACGGCCGACCAGTGGATCCGCCAGGCCGGATTGAAGACCCGCAAGGTCAAGGACCTGTGGGCCAATATCGACGGCTACCGACACCCGCATACGTGGCAGGGCGACCAGCCGCTCGAAACCCAATGGAAGCGGCACCTCAAACAGGGCGGCAACCCTGACACGATCATCCTCATCTGCAAGAAAGGCGCATACGGGTACGCCGAGCCACTGCCCGCCGGCACCGTCGACGCGAAAGAAGCCGAAGACCGGGAGAGGAGGGAACAGGCCGCCCTGGAACGCCGCCATACGGCCGAGGCCCGCAAATTCGCCGCCACGAGCGCCGAACTACGCCTCCAATGGATCCGCATGAACCACACCGGCTGGCATTACGGGCCGATGAGCCGCGCCATAGAAACCCTCACGGACATGATGCTGCTCGGCCGCAGCACATACGGGTTCCCACGCGCCGGCGGCGACAGCAACTGGGAGGACAAGACCATCACCGCATACAACCACATGGTCAAAACCCCGTTGCCCGTCACCGAGAAAAACACCAAGGAAGGCGTCTACCATCTCAACGGCGAAGAGAACACGAACGAACTGCGCCACCGGCTCGACAAGCCCGGCAGCCACACCGTGCAACTCCTGCTCCTGCTGCTCGCCCGACGCGAGGCAAGCATCACCGGCGCCGAATGGGCCTGCAAATACTCCAGACAGGACCTCGACATCATCAACGACTACTACCAAGTGCTCGAAACCCTCGGCTACCAGGCCAGCAGCGAGGAAACCAAAGCGCTCAACGGAAGCCTCATCGAAGGCACGAAGGAGGATGACGGCCATGCCGACGACGATGACGATGCCGAGTAG
- a CDS encoding DUF7694 domain-containing protein, whose product MGRWVENQKNRVKSRHMIEQSMDWLDDPDDDLPESRPLRCWRSRDYSAMLFCDHDSGLLRLAITRVQIDKYTLEYRDGITWDALQQIKNETIGPDAWTVECYPPQHLVQNVANMRHLWILDEPPAFGWKTPTGEPDTDANADSEPYRPAASTRQIIIGGEPL is encoded by the coding sequence ATGGGCAGATGGGTCGAAAACCAGAAGAACCGCGTGAAATCCCGCCACATGATCGAACAATCAATGGACTGGCTCGACGATCCCGACGACGATCTGCCGGAGAGCCGGCCGTTGCGCTGCTGGAGAAGCCGCGACTACAGCGCGATGCTGTTTTGCGACCACGACAGCGGCCTGCTCCGGTTGGCCATCACGCGCGTCCAGATCGACAAATACACGCTCGAATACCGCGACGGCATCACCTGGGACGCCCTGCAACAGATCAAGAACGAGACCATCGGCCCCGACGCGTGGACCGTCGAATGCTACCCGCCGCAACACCTCGTCCAGAACGTCGCCAACATGCGCCACCTATGGATCCTCGACGAGCCACCCGCATTCGGCTGGAAGACACCCACCGGCGAACCCGACACGGACGCCAACGCCGACAGCGAACCATACAGGCCCGCCGCAAGCACGCGGCAAATCATCATCGGAGGCGAACCGCTATGA
- a CDS encoding helix-turn-helix domain-containing protein, which yields MSALLTGKAFETKVGSSQAERNAKQVLTLLANYADENDRAWPSVDTLADKLECSPSAIKRALGILKDKGLIKRDYDYGTRYGADRSPYVYHITLDDAEKVTKQRRRAKAKAKEREKAREKRGFTHDTPQGITDEPPRGSTHEHDGGSHMTPRGGSHVNERGSTHEPQTFIEHSTQHPRESTRVQNPKPKTTNERSSEQRRQALADYRPTPDLTALAESYGLDPEWELGKFRDTCLAEGKIPHDPASAYRKWLKRGRELNIGKPAAPPAANDAGNPDTELERRARKLLATSTPLRQRQPDDRERLRWLPQVAGLLAQGTSPARVVGLVCEAFDRGELDEAA from the coding sequence ATGAGCGCACTACTCACGGGAAAAGCGTTCGAGACCAAAGTCGGCAGCAGCCAGGCCGAACGCAACGCGAAACAAGTCCTGACGCTATTGGCGAACTACGCCGACGAAAACGACCGCGCATGGCCAAGCGTGGACACCCTCGCCGACAAACTCGAATGCTCCCCCAGCGCCATCAAACGCGCCCTCGGCATACTCAAGGACAAAGGCCTCATCAAGCGCGACTACGACTACGGCACCAGATACGGCGCCGACAGAAGCCCATACGTATACCACATCACCCTCGACGACGCCGAGAAGGTCACAAAACAACGGCGGCGAGCCAAAGCCAAAGCCAAAGAACGAGAAAAAGCCCGCGAAAAGCGGGGGTTCACACATGACACCCCGCAGGGTATCACAGATGAACCCCCGCGGGGGTCCACGCATGAACATGACGGGGGTTCACACATGACACCCCGCGGGGGTTCACACGTGAACGAACGGGGGTCCACACATGAACCCCAAACATTCATAGAACATTCAACTCAACATCCAAGAGAGAGTACGCGCGTGCAAAACCCGAAACCCAAAACCACAAACGAACGATCATCCGAACAACGCAGACAGGCGCTCGCCGACTACCGGCCCACACCCGACCTCACGGCGCTCGCCGAATCCTACGGACTCGACCCCGAATGGGAGCTCGGCAAATTCCGCGACACCTGCCTCGCCGAAGGGAAAATCCCCCACGACCCCGCCAGCGCATACCGCAAATGGCTCAAACGCGGCCGCGAACTCAACATCGGCAAACCCGCCGCCCCGCCGGCAGCCAACGACGCCGGCAATCCGGACACGGAACTCGAACGCCGCGCCCGCAAACTCCTCGCCACCAGCACCCCGCTACGCCAACGCCAACCCGACGACCGCGAGCGCCTGCGCTGGCTGCCCCAGGTTGCCGGCCTGCTCGCCCAGGGCACGAGCCCGGCCCGGGTGGTGGGGCTGGTGTGCGAGGCGTTTGACCGTGGCGAGCTCGACGAGGCCGCATGA
- a CDS encoding HNH endonuclease, protein MSSTRTGNPRRGRGYAYRRDQLCRRVYAYYDTCYICGRPVDKSLPWPDPWCKTVDETIPVARGGSPLDWGNVGLAHNWCNRVKGTRTLAWARAEVARLLDPNRTTATTTTTTTGEEPASSNHLAATSMPLVISGDW, encoded by the coding sequence GTGTCTTCCACCCGCACTGGAAACCCGCGCAGGGGCAGGGGTTATGCGTATCGGCGCGACCAGCTGTGCAGGCGCGTGTACGCCTATTACGACACCTGTTACATCTGCGGCCGGCCGGTGGACAAATCCCTGCCGTGGCCTGACCCGTGGTGCAAGACCGTGGACGAGACCATACCGGTGGCGCGCGGCGGCAGCCCGCTGGACTGGGGCAACGTGGGCCTGGCGCACAACTGGTGCAACCGGGTCAAGGGCACGCGCACGCTCGCATGGGCGCGCGCCGAAGTCGCGCGACTGCTCGACCCCAACCGTACGACGGCGACGACAACGACGACAACGACAGGCGAGGAACCAGCATCGTCGAACCATCTTGCGGCCACGTCGATGCCGTTGGTGATCAGCGGCGACTGGTGA